From a region of the Gossypium raimondii isolate GPD5lz chromosome 10, ASM2569854v1, whole genome shotgun sequence genome:
- the LOC105774932 gene encoding serine/threonine-protein kinase STY13, which translates to MDLKSGDEGGGVKTPKKSDDQGGSRNPKLKGTGSFSSKDMIFRADKIDLKSLDIQLEKHLSRVWSRNVDNQRPAEEWEIDLAKLDLRHVVAHGTYGTVYRATYDNQDVAVKLLDWGEDGIGATAGIAALRASFRQEVAVWQKLDHPNVTKFVGASMGTSNLRIPSQNASADNHSSMPSRACCVVVEYLPGGTLKQYLIRNRRKKLAFKVVIKLALDLSRGLSYLHSKRIVHRDVKTENMLLDAHRNLKIADFGVARVEAQNPRDMTGETGTLGYMAPEVLDGKPYNRTCDVYSFGICLWEIYCCDMPYPDLSFVDVSSAVARQNLRPEIPRCCPNSLASIMQKCWDANPKKRPDMDEVVRTLEAVNTSKGGGMIPDDHTPTCFCLLPTRGP; encoded by the exons atggatttgaaaAGTGGAGACGAAGGTGGTGGTGTCAAGACACCAAAGAAATCAGATGATCAGGGAGGAAGCAGGAATCCTAAGCTGAAGGGTACTGGAAGTTTTAGTAGCAAAGATATGATTTTTAGAGCtgataaaattgatttaaaaagcttAGACATACAGCTGGAGAAGCACCTGAGCCGGGTTTGGTCTAGAAACGTTGATAACCAAAGGCCTGCAGAGGAGTGGGAGATTGATTTGGCTAAGCTAGATTTAAGACACGTTGTGGCTCATGGAACCTATGGGACTGTGTATCGAGCCACTTACGATAATCAAGATGTTGCTG TTAAGTTGTTGGACTGGGGGGAGGATGGTATTGGTGCAACTGCTGGAATTGCTGCCCTGCGAGCATCATTTCGGCAAGAGGTTGCTGTTTGGCAAAAGCTTGACCATCCTAATGTTACAAAG TTTGTGGGGGCCTCAATGGGAACTTCAAACCTCAGAATTCCTTCACAAAATGCTTCAGCTGACAACCACAGTTCCATGCCTTCTAGAGCGTGTTGTGTTGTTGTGGAGTATCTCCCTGGTGGCACACTAAAACAATACTTGATAAGAAATAGGCGAAAGAAACTTGCCTTTAAGGTTGTGATCAAGCTTGCTCTGGACCTCTCTAGAGG TCTGAGCTACCTACACTCGAAAAGAATTGTACATCGTGATGTCAAAACAGAAAACATGTTACTCGATGCTCACAGAAATCTCAAAATTGCTGATTTTGGTGTTGCTCGTGTTGAAGCTCAGAATCCAAGGGACATGACTGGTGAAACTGGTACTCTTGGATACATGGCCCCAGAG GTTCTTGATGGCAAGCCCTACAACAGGACATGTGATGTCTACAGCTTTGGCATTTGTTTGTGGGAGATTTATTGCTGTGATATGCCTTATCCAGATCTTAGCTTTGTCGATGTGTCATCTGCTGTTGCTCGACAG AATTTACGACCAGAGATCCCGAGGTGCTGCCCGAATTCTTTAGCAAGCATCATGCAGAAATGCTGGGATGCGAATCCAAAGAAACGTCCTGACATGGATGAGGTAGTGAGAACGCTAGAAGCTGTTAATACAAGCAAGGGCGGAGGGATGATACCCGATGACCATACGCCAACTTGCTTCTGCTTGCTCCCTACTCGTGGTCCATGA